DNA from Larimichthys crocea isolate SSNF chromosome XIII, L_crocea_2.0, whole genome shotgun sequence:
cgtcatctagcgggccagatataattgatggcggggCCAGTTTTGTCGTCGTACAGAGACTCACTCGTAGCACcctcgctctgaattcaaggtggcgatttcattggctagatagaatcacatgggtagtatgactctcacacgattggtggtaccttccaatgcttgctcagtgcgtgcttggatagggaaaaaaagtaatgttacggcatgcatgaaatagactcgcctgtcaaaaaaaaaaaaaaaaaattctacaattaatctcgggtccggatgatatggcgatccggtccggatccggaccccggtccgcgggttgggaaccccggcAATAGATGGATTGTTGTTCTGTGGATTTGACAGGCATACAGATGTTCTATATGACTTTGGTGTTTCTTTGAATTTTCATCTGTGCAGTATTTATTAGTCCAATACTTTTTGTTTCCAAGTGCTTCCTATCGCATGACATCATCTGCTTCCTGCTCCTTCCGGCTGAAGACATGGCGGATGCAAATATTTCTGGAAATAGGTAATTTTCATAAATTTCTTATGATTTTCCCCCCAaacatatttataattatttaatcattcaagccccccccccccccaaaaaaaaaaaaaaaaaaaaaaaaaaaaaaaaaaaaatacttaataataaatcttttttGTTCATGGGTTATTGGTTATTTCTGTGAGTGGCAACAAAAGTTGCCAGTGGGCACAGCGTGTCGCTAAGtaaaggaaaacacagtcacTGTCAATCATGTATGTTGTTTTTGCCTTAGGTACACCGTAGCAGAGATCCTGGCCATGCTGCAGGACTCTGAGACTGTGGCAGACATCACAGTTGTGCCTGAGTCAGAAATGTACGCACATGACACAGACTGTGACAGTGACCAATCTGATGACGAGGCCACTGGTTACCATAACTGCCTCCCATCGAGATTACTGAAAAGTGAAGGCTTGTCCCCTGTCCCTGGTGGATGAGATGACCCTCAAAGGCTATGGCAGCTGTTGCACGATGCGACAAACTCAGCTCCATAACGTTCCCTTCACAGCACCCCAGACCTTCAAGAAGACACCCAGAGGAGATGCTGAATATCTGGTTGAGGCAGAGAAGCTGATTGTAAAGTGGAATGACAACAGCATGGTGTCGAACATGGAGAAGGAGTTCACCAAAACTGAGGCGAAGGGATGGATCAAACAGAAGCTGACCATGGACAAGGTCAGACAGCCCAAGTGTATCCAGgactataacacacacatggGAGGAATGGACCTGCATGACCAGTTTGTCAGCTGCTACAGAGTCAACATCCCGTCCAAGAAGTGGTGGTGGCCATGCTTCAGCTGGGCCCCGAACAGTGCCATGGTGAACAGCTGGTGCTATCACATGTACACAGGGCTGTATGTTATTTAGCAATATCACAATCAAGTTTGTGATGTTTGACTCGAGGTCATCGCTAGTGCTCTTCGGTCGACAAGAGCAACAGTGATGATATCCAGACCAACATCACAGACTCAggtgtgatattgcttttacAGAACATTCTACATATGGGGCATGATGAGGATGATATTGATGATTCATCAATAGCAtcatatgcaaacaaaaacatggcacATTCATCTATCatgcttgtttttgtcattcatttagGTCCTCGAAAAGCGGACAGAAggatctcctctccttccagaGGCTGGTAGCCCAGACCTTCCTCCTGCACCATGGAACAAAGCCAAATAGGCAGGGCAGCCTTACAATGGGGTCCAAGCTGAAAACAATACCACAAGCTCTTTTCGTTTACTGTTATGCTTTTGCagcaccacagagagagaaaaggccaAATTTGACTCCATCTATGAGGACACTGTGCGCAAAGTCGGGGGTCCCAGTGGGCGCAGGGCACGGAGAGTTGGAGATGTGTGTGCAGCGTACCAGCAGCTGCAAAGTGAAACCCTGGACAACATTCTCAATCAGCTGAGGAACAGGTTCAAGGATCATGAAAAACTCATGTTCCTTGCCCTTCTGGACCCCAAGAAGATTGCCTCATACACAGAAAACTTTCTGACACTTAAAGGGCTGACTGAGAGCATGCCACAGCTGTATCACCTCACCTGCGTGGTGCTGACCATCACCGTGTCCACCTCCTCCGTGGAGCGGTCTTTCTCAGCTCTGAAGCGCATCAAGACGCATGCCAGGAACAGTACTGGACAGGATTGCCTGGGAGCTTTGGTACTGATGTCCACAGAGAAAGGACTTCTTTCGGAACTCAAATCAAAAGACAAACTTTATGACACTGCCATCGCTCACTCCATAAAGAAAGACCAATGAATGGACTTGTTTTATAAGCCACCTTGATTATTATTTCAATGTATTAATATTACTGGCCAAGTGGACATTCAGGAATTTGTATTTATTGCAGAGGTTGTCTGTAAAAATCCCAGCGCAAATTGCGAGGTTTTCATAGCGCTGTCTATGGTGATGAAACAAGCCTTCGTGTCCGTGTCAGCAGCGTTACAGGGTGACATTCTGGGTGAcctcattttatattttcagattttctctTTAGagtatgtttatttaatttcaacTATGTAGCCTAAATGGTCTCCAGTTTTCTGAAGTTAATGTTGAGAATGTTTCTTGTTCTGGAGAATGTTATTGATGTTACAGTCTATTGTTTACATCCTTGTCATCATTAATTAAAGGATTGCAGTTGTTAAACCCTTTCAATTCATCGTACTGTTGCTTTTTTCCGTGACGATTTCTTTTCTTGGCGGTAAAGACCCAGCTGTAGTGCTCACGGTTTCTGTAATGGCCCTTTACTTGATGATTTGTTTGTCAGATGGTGTGATTCCTCTCTAGTagcaaaaataaaggaaatgaaagtgaaacttgAATCTTGTGGTCCATCAGCACAGAAATAGTTcgacagaaaacaaatgtgatcCTAGTCCTCagtctgctctttttttcctctttttttcctttttatctgcTATGTGGTCCTGCTGCAGCCACCACTCCCTGGAATTTGAATGAAGGCTGAGCTGAAAATCTTCAGACACTCTGCATGATCAATAGGTGGCAGTGTAATGTCACGCAAGCTCTGACTTCCTCCTAAGCAGGAACTACCGAGAAATCAAGAATCCAcgtctgcatctgtgtgtatgttgaaGTGTGACACGTTTTGCACAAGCTCTGTGTTCTCTACAGTGTGAATAACGTAAATGTTACATACATGTGTTCTCTTTGACTCCAGGTGAGCTGAGCCTGAGCATACTCAGCTGTCAGAGGATGATCCATCCTCATTACCACTTGTCTCCAAAAAGAAAGTAACGGtgggaagggagggaaggaaactGCTTCTGTATATCATCATAAGTATGTTCATCCACTACAGATGAGGTGGTTCCATCAAAAACTTCAGTCACACCAAAATATAATGCGACAAACGTGTTTGTGTCAGCATCTGACAGTGTTTTTGAATGTAGGCACATATCTAAAAAATATGTATAGAGTTCTAGAAACATTGTTATAAGTCTGAGAGGCTGTAGTGAGTAAAACAGAGTGCTTAAGTGTGCTAACATTGTCCAGTGACCATAAACTGTGGAAATCTCAGAGGTTCTATAAAAAGTTAACAAAGGGCCAATTGGCTTGTCCAGACAGTTTTAGTGTTCTTTTATTGGTACTGTGAGGCTGCAGTTGCCTCTTTGCTACTTGTCATTTATTTGGACTCATTTGTGAATGGCTCACTTCCAGTTAGACTCCCCAAAACAGCCATTACACTTACAGCTCAAGATCCAAGTCCCAAACTGTTTTCAGAATTTTACTGAAAAATTAGAAAGCAAGACATGTTTTTAGAGACACTTGTTGGAGTGCCACTAAAGATGGCAGTGCTGATCCACTACTTTGATCCAGGCagaaatatcatcatcatcatcatcatgtggtTGACATGTTAAGATACAATAGATGGATTGTTGTTCTGTGGATTTGACAGGCATACAGATGTTCTATATGACTTTGGTGTTTCTCTGAATTTTCATCTGTGCAGTATTTATTAGTCCAAAACTTTTTGTGATCAgacaaaactataaaactaaTGACATCCCATCAGCCTTTGCTGTACTTTATAGTTTTACAGTTGCTTAAGGCTgattagcaaatattagcatgctaacatgcttaacTATGGTCGATATTAGGTAAAGTAAACGATCTCTGCCAGTACAGCctctggaaagaaaagaaagaaaaaataaaggaagATCAGATGATGCAATAGGTGCAGTTTTATCTCCCACAACATATGATGTCCACTGTCATATGATGCATAAAATGGAGGTCTTTTGCTTTCATTGAATGCCTGAGtaaaaaactaacaaactatGGTTCATTTTAGCTGACGTTAATGTtaactgtcacatttttttttctttaacatgaAGCTCATCTCTATGAAAGGCAGAGGATCACTTGTGTGGTCATAGTTAGAGACCGGCAGCTTCAGCAGTTTTATCTGAACAACAAGCACAAATGTTCCTACAACTGATGTTAAAATGATTTCTATATGGTGAAGAGTGATCTCTGTCaatgaggaaagaaaacaaaaatggctGACAGTCAAAATGGAGTTGCTTAGCAAGCATTAAAaaggctgctgtttgttgctctgtTCTGATTGGTGGACTGCTGTGGAACTAACTGGAAACTGAAACTTCAACTGATGGGTTGAATATGAATTTTGATGGGTGATCGTGATGCTTCTGAGCTCACTGAGCCAAAACtttaagtctgacagcttcagctggtttatgtgagCAACCAGCACAAATTTCCCAACAGTTTGATGttaaaattatttctgtagaagTAAATTTGTGCCACTCTGCACAAATTGGGCCAGattttcctgttcctgtccaCTCTAGCAGCCATGTGACTCACTCTAGCTCCATTCTGTCCTCATCATGTGGAGGTGGTCAGCAACAACTGGACACCCAGGACCCAGAGACACCAGAGGGGTGTTAAACACAGGATGAGAAGGACATGGACAGTTCAGATGGCTAAAGATAAGATGGAGGAAACGTCATTAAAAACTCCATGTACCACGACCCCAGCCCATCTAGAAGGAATCCTGTTCATGGTCCATAAAGCTGCGACCAGTGTCAGTTCTCCTTACGTCCGGTCTCTGTTGCCATATTGtgcatattgtttgtttgaatacAGTCATTTAAGTCGTTGatagatgttttatgtcttGGTGTGGTTATGTgatgtttcagttttcttttatgtGCGCTCACCAAACCGTATTTGTCAgctacattaaaaaaagtaacaaaatattGAGTCTACATTTTctgttaatgtttattattcatatttctaTCCATTATTTATATCTACTTGTAATCATATGGAGATTAAACAGGAGTCATTCCACAAAATCAGTATGATTGGAGTGTATTTTATTGATTGGTTTTTAACAGTTCACATGAAAGGCTTCAGCAAAGATGGAGTTGACTGAAGCTGCTCCTCCTGAATGAGGCACATCCATGGCACCTTCTTAGGAAGTCACCGTATatgctgtccttttttttccaggtctTTGGAAGTTTGGGAggaaaccggagcacccggagaaaacccatgcagacacggTGAGAACATGCtaactccacacagacagaagcagctgctccatgtttgtgtgcagtgaaatggctgaccactgcaccaccatgctgcCCTTTCtgcccttctctcctctcctagGGGTGGTGATGGCATATCCATAGGACCTGTAAAGAGATGCACTTGTTAGCATGTCATTGGACAAAGCTCAACACTAAATAATGAAGTTCCATGCAAACTGTAGTATCTACAAGCGTTGTGACTGAAACAAAAAGGTTTAAACAATACTAATCTGGGGACTAACCAGTTTGTCTATAGAATAACTGACCTAACTGAGGGAGATGGGACACTTTTCTGGagattgaggaggaggagtaccAGGTGTCTGGAAGAGACATTCATGATTGTGCCTCCTGAATGAAGCACATCCATGGCGCCTTCATAGCATGTCACTGTATgtgctgcccttttttttttcaggtctttggaatgtgggaggaaaccggagcacccggagaaaacccatgcagacacagtgAGAACATGCAAGGTGGCAGTGCTGACCACTGCtaccctctcctcctcaacGTCCTCTTCTACATCCTCTGCGCTGTCCTGAGGATTCTTGCGAGGGTTGGTCGATCCTTTTCGGAGATGGTGTGATTCCACATCTCCATGAAGTCAGGATGGATTGCCAGTTGATGGAGGATGGCATGTCCATGGGGCCTGTAAAGAGATACACTTTTATTTAGCACTTCATTGTACAAAGCAAGATTGAATCAATCTGAATAAACACTTTCTGAAGTAAATACCAAGCTTGATAACTGACCTGACTTCAGCGGCAGCGTCCAGGGACGTCTTGCAGACTGCAGTCACAAAGCGCGTGCTGAAGGTCTTTCCTGCTGACAAGACGGCGGCTGCTCCCATTGTGTCAGCCAGCAAGCGGAGCTGCTGAGCTGTGCTGGCCCTCACTGCAGCACTTAGGTGGCTAaggaagaacaaagacaaacattttaatatcatgTCCTTTCAATGTTACTACATTTATCCATAAATATCATCATCTACTGTGGTCTTACTTCAGTCCTGTGTTCAGGAGAGTGGTCAGGACACGACCAGGGCTGCAGTTCTTCACCATAGCCTCCAGGGCCAAGTTGGCCTGCTGCTGTATGAAGACGTTTGCATTTGCCTGCGCAATCTTCAGCAGCAGAACACGGCCTGTCCTCTCTGCCTGATTATCCATGTCCTTCTGGAGGTAGACATACAGGTACACCAGGGTGTCCATCGCTGCACAGGACACGCAGGACCGCAGATTGTTAACCTGGAAAGTAAGAAGGAACATCATCGGTCAGTGGTTATACTCAAGAAtaagaacaacaaacaagaacagcatgaaacaaagaggaaaatgtcTTCAGTACCTCCTCTATCAGAGCCAGACACACTTCATGAAGCTTGGTCATCAGTGTGTCCTGATGGTGTTGGGCCAGAGCTCTCAGATTCTGCAGGgcctcccttttcttctccctgtagTGAAATGAGATGAGATGTTATTGAACTGTACTTTATTGTATTTAGTTACTGGCTCCATAGTGAGTTGtgtataatacataatataatggCAGTTTGTACTGTTGCACAGAAACAACccagaagaacaaacaacaacaaagtcaaaCCACCGTCACTGAACTGATGAAGAACTCAGATTTGAGCTAAAATTAGACCTGACTACAAAGCTCAAACATTGTTGAAGTAAAAGTTGTTGACACTGCAGGTAGAAaatctttcttctctctttactGCATGGTTTCAGAGTCTTACCAGTTGTCTGAGGTGAGGTCCATCAAGCAGAGAGTCAGTCCCTCTGCAGGTTTGGACAGTGGCTGCAGCTCCTCAATTTTGTCTTCAGCAGTCTGTCCTCTGCTGACAGTCTTGAGAGGGCGCAGGGATGTCCCACGTCGAGTTCCTTTCTTCTTGGGTGGGGCAGGTGTCATGGGAGGAGCCGGAGTTGGAGATGGAACTCgaactggagctggagctcGAACCGgacctggagctggagctggagctcgaactggagctggagctggagctggagctcgaactggagctggagctggagctggagctcgaactggagctggagcaggTCTCCTTCTTGGTGCCACTGGATGTTGGCGTACATCGACAGTGGATTTCTGCTGAAGGTTCTCCACTGTCTTTTGGATTTCTTCCACCTTAGCTTTAGCCGTCTGGAGTTTGTGTCCTCCGGCTAATACTTTCACTGTTCAGATTAAGATAGAAATATTCATTAGTTCTacctgtgtttactgtatttacatcTTATTAACATATCTGTGCTTAATGTACAAGTTCTGTTACTGACacaataaagtttgaataatactaatcaataataaaaaacctTTAGGGTGACTAATCAGTTTGTCTAAAGAAGAACTTACCTCCTGCATTGTGGTCCAACAACATCACAGGGAGACGGGACACACGTCTCCTGGGtagaggagctgctggaggaagaggtggaggagaaggcgTAAAGGGTGGCGTTGGAGAAGGAGTCTGAATAAACCGGATTGAGGTCAGCTCTGTGGGAGTGTGACTGTCCACTAAGCTGATAGATGTTGATGGGCTGTAACAGTCTCTGCCCATgtacatctcctcctcctccttccttgtAAGACCCCTCTGGTGTCTGCGGACCGGCTCCACATGGTGAGGACGGGATGATGTAGGCCGTCCTCTGGGGCTAACTGCGGCCTCAGGTGGATAAAAGGGTTTCTGCTGGATGTTGAGCCCAAGTCTCTCTATCACAGCATTGGTGCGCCTTCGTTCAGCGGTGCACAGTTCCGCTGTTCGATTGATCAGAACCTCCCTCTCAGCCCTCTGTATGTCCAGGATCCTGGACTGGCTGGTGTAAACATCAGGTTTTCGTCTGTGGTGgtcctacaaaaaaaaaaaaagaagaaaaaagttgaGTTTAAATAACAATACAGTATTTTACAAGTGCTTTGACTATATTTTTTAGTTCCAGTGTGCTAAACTGACTAAATTCTGAGTGTTGGGCACACATGTAGAGCTTACACAAAGTGCAAAACACTAAATAACATGCTTAGTTATCTTAGAATAAGACAAATGTGAAGTAGTTTCGCTATCAGATGCTCTGTATGCAACTCCTAAAACATTCAGATATGAACAGCAGAAAGTTTAGAGGATAAACATTTTCACTTACATAACCACGATCAAAGTTGTTGGATGTTCTAAAGAGTGGATGCATGTTGTTTGAATACATGTCTCTGTTTCACTAAAAGTTTCACCCACGAGTACGAGTACAAGTACcagatcactgtgtgtgtgtgtgcctgctgtCTGCAGGTTCTACACTTATAtatattctctgtgtgtgtgatgtcacagttctTTGGCATTCTAGAACATCCTTTGATgtgaatatgcaaatgaggtcatttgtttttttttaaattcatactTCTGCTGCTGTTCCAACTGAACAcctggttttattttataatgtggTTCAAAGATTCAAAGACAGGAATAATACTGATCTTAACccagtttgtgtcattttgtccaaatgaagctttaaaattaaaataccaaataacatgtaaatcagtgttaattttgtcacccatttttcaatttagtcttagtcttgtttcaaagttcattcttttttatatattttttttgtttataaattccagttcacttgtgttccacagctaacatattgattaaatgtcttgattgaaatgaattgaatgaattcatcttcaatgcaactttgctaagtgtcttgtctgttgtttcaatacacacttaatatgacttgatttcattttttaatctactaatagcaggtacaccctattatgacatgttctgtcatcttctacatgcaattgttaaatttcagtataaataaattgattttatgccagttgcatctactaaaatattaaaattaagatgagtccatcactgttagtgtttagcacaaatggggaggctagactcattcttgactgttatgccatatgcacattttaataacgtcgggctgcaaacaGGTTcaggctctacaaagctgtcaatcaaaacgggccggGCTGGGTTTGGGTCAAATGCTATCGGGCCCGGGCCgggtcgggcctgacttctaagggtccgtttcatgctctagattgcgctgtccgtacacgtgtttctcctgcatgctgtttgttttcaagccacaggtgcgagagcagcaagaggatatcaaacgtgtggccgtgacgaattcattcaattcaattcattcaagacatttaatcaatatgttagctctggaacacaagtgaactggaattaataaacaaaaacaatattcctgaaataaatagaagaagactaaaatgttttgactaaaactagactaaaatactgtgttcacgtttgactaaaactagactcaAATTCTGAGACTTTtgtcgactaaaatatgactaacaaaaatgatttgtgaaagactaaaagtgactaagactaacaatgaactttgacacaagactaagactaaattgaaaaatgggtgacaaaattaacactgcctacagtaaaagaagtgctggcacaaacacatgacagcaggactggatgttgttttttttcttatatagtagacgaaaacaaggaggacgtttttgttcttgcatgacattttcatctcgtttttattcgtcaacaaaaacgcacattggcacatttttcgtcattgtttttagaacattgtatagtctcgtcttcgtcaagggaaaaaggctcgttgatgaacatatttcgtctcgtctgacaaaattaacactgatgtAAATGAACTATTTcttataatataatactataCATATAATACGATGGAATTTAAAAATTGTATTACTGTTGTATTAATCACTGTAACACAGTTTAATGTCACATATCAACCACAAAATACATAAGTGAATACAGTGTAAagtaaattcaattcaatttattttacaattttttaaTTCCATAGTAATTATCTCCCTGAGGCAcaatctcattatgcatttgtctctctgtccacagTCCGCTGAATGAGTAACGTacccaaagctgacaatgtgtcgctGATCATcaaatacgttcaatactaaactaaatattcagcctgcattggtctatgaatgtaGGTGATTCTTATTGTgtctaaacaatatatgaaaagcttctctttcagttcacgAAATCCCTGTAGCTGCAGCAGCGGCCCCAGTCCAGGAGAagcacggccattcactgtgttttaccttcattaaatcacctgaaaactatatcaagctaaccatacagaCCTACATACAGACCTCTACACACAGCAGAGCGTTccattaaagtccatgtaaagtcaaaataaatatgttctctgagtctgtcagactaaagaagaaagttttattaaccacccagccaaagtTGAATGATCAAATATAACGACAAGTTTAttaaattaggtgtcaaaacgAGCAGTTCAATTACATAATTGCTACTGAATATTGACATAccaggttttttgtttttgtcagtggtACAGGGATGGATGCACTTTGGGAAGAGTGGAATGTCATGGACATGAACATTCTGGATGTGGTTGATAAGGAATGTCCACTTTGCCACGGTTTCCTCTCCACTGGATGAACCCGATGCTGACCAGTGAAGGTgagttttgatacctttttgcCACCGTTTCACCTTTTCCTTGGAGATGGCATCCACCTTCTTAGTGAGTGCTGAGAAGAGTTTGAAAAAATGTAAGTGGAAGCAGGGCTGTGctacaaataataaaactatattTCTCAAATTATCCTACCTATACATAAGTGCCACACATCATAAAAGTGGTCAATGTCTGGTTTTTGCGCCCGGATAGATTTTTGAACCTGGCTGTGTCGGTCTGTCACCAGGGAGGCCACTTTAACACCAGATTGTTCGAGATACTGCAGACTCCAGATCAGCCCCTCCTTTTCCATGCGTGTACTGCTTCCCACTTCATTGCTCTGTGGAtgacataacttttttttattttttatacagaCTTTACATTTCTGTTCGGACTTTAAAACTCTAAATTTAAAGAGTTTCAAGAAACAACCAATAAAGAAACTAATTTTCCTCTGTCTGTGCccaagatatttaaaaaatttatGAACAGATTTGAAACATTGTAGGAAGGTTGGTGAGTTTATTAAATTGTCACACCGATcatgttctttttgttgttgtttttacacaggtaaatatttttttaataatctgcTTACTTGTACAAGTTGGATATCAACAattttgtttgtgctgagatCCATCATGGAATAGGAACCATACTTTGCACAATGTCCTGGACTGTTGGCTCTCATATCACCACCGAGAGATACAGTGCCCCTCTGTTTCAGACTGTCCAGCAGGTTGTTTTGGTGTAAACGCCATTTATGAAGCACAGAAGGCAGAATGTAGTGCTGCACATGATTACGATGTGCCATCCTGGTGAAAGTCCTCACATGCATTGCATTGAGAACCTGCAATGTAAAATCAGA
Protein-coding regions in this window:
- the LOC104925986 gene encoding uncharacterized protein LOC104925986 isoform X5 — translated: MFMSMTFHSSQSASIPVPLTKTKNLDHHRRKPDVYTSQSRILDIQRAEREVLINRTAELCTAERRRTNAVIERLGLNIQQKPFYPPEAAVSPRGRPTSSRPHHVEPVRRHQRGLTRKEEEEMYMGRDCYSPSTSISLVDSHTPTELTSIRFIQTPSPTPPFTPSPPPLPPAAPLPRRRVSRLPVMLLDHNAGVKVLAGGHKLQTAKAKVEEIQKTVENLQQKSTVDVRQHPVAPRRRPAPAPVRAPAPAPAPVRVPSPTPAPPMTPAPPKKKGTRRGTSLRPLKTVSRGQTAEDKIEELQPLSKPAEGLTLCLMDLTSDNWEKKREALQNLRALAQHHQDTLMTKLHEVCLALIEEVNNLRSCVSCAAMDTLVYLYVYLQKDMDNQAERTGRVLLLKIAQANANVFIQQQANLALEAMVKNCSPGRVLTTLLNTGLNHLSAAVRASTAQQLRLLADTMGAAAVLSAGKTFSTRFVTAVCKTSLDAAAEVRPHGHAILHQLAIHPDFMEMWNHTISEKDRPTLARILRTAQRM
- the LOC104925986 gene encoding uncharacterized protein LOC104925986 isoform X4: MFMSMTFHSSQSASIPVPLTKTKNLDHHRRKPDVYTSQSRILDIQRAEREVLINRTAELCTAERRRTNAVIERLGLNIQQKPFYPPEAAVSPRGRPTSSRPHHVEPVRRHQRGLTRKEEEEMYMGRDCYSPSTSISLVDSHTPTELTSIRFIQTPSPTPPFTPSPPPLPPAAPLPRRRVSRLPVMLLDHNAGVKVLAGGHKLQTAKAKVEEIQKTVENLQQKSTVDVRQHPVAPRRRPAPAPAPAPVRAPAPAPGPVRAPAPVRVPSPTPAPPMTPAPPKKKGTRRGTSLRPLKTVSRGQTAEDKIEELQPLSKPAEGLTLCLMDLTSDNWEKKREALQNLRALAQHHQDTLMTKLHEVCLALIEEVNNLRSCVSCAAMDTLVYLYVYLQKDMDNQAERTGRVLLLKIAQANANVFIQQQANLALEAMVKNCSPGRVLTTLLNTGLNHLSAAVRASTAQQLRLLADTMGAAAVLSAGKTFSTRFVTAVCKTSLDAAAEVRPHGHAILHQLAIHPDFMEMWNHTISEKDRPTLARILRTAQRM
- the LOC104925986 gene encoding TOG array regulator of axonemal microtubules protein 2 isoform X1, encoding MFMSMTFHSSQSASIPVPLTKTKNLDHHRRKPDVYTSQSRILDIQRAEREVLINRTAELCTAERRRTNAVIERLGLNIQQKPFYPPEAAVSPRGRPTSSRPHHVEPVRRHQRGLTRKEEEEMYMGRDCYSPSTSISLVDSHTPTELTSIRFIQTPSPTPPFTPSPPPLPPAAPLPRRRVSRLPVMLLDHNAGVKVLAGGHKLQTAKAKVEEIQKTVENLQQKSTVDVRQHPVAPRRRPAPAPVRAPAPAPAPVRAPAPAPAPVRAPAPAPGPVRAPAPVRVPSPTPAPPMTPAPPKKKGTRRGTSLRPLKTVSRGQTAEDKIEELQPLSKPAEGLTLCLMDLTSDNWEKKREALQNLRALAQHHQDTLMTKLHEVCLALIEEVNNLRSCVSCAAMDTLVYLYVYLQKDMDNQAERTGRVLLLKIAQANANVFIQQQANLALEAMVKNCSPGRVLTTLLNTGLNHLSAAVRASTAQQLRLLADTMGAAAVLSAGKTFSTRFVTAVCKTSLDAAAEVRPHGHAILHQLAIHPDFMEMWNHTISEKDRPTLARILRTAQRM
- the LOC104925986 gene encoding TOG array regulator of axonemal microtubules protein 2 isoform X3; protein product: MFMSMTFHSSQSASIPVPLTKTKNLDHHRRKPDVYTSQSRILDIQRAEREVLINRTAELCTAERRRTNAVIERLGLNIQQKPFYPPEAAVSPRGRPTSSRPHHVEPVRRHQRGLTRKEEEEMYMGRDCYSPSTSISLVDSHTPTELTSIRFIQTPSPTPPFTPSPPPLPPAAPLPRRRVSRLPVMLLDHNAGVKVLAGGHKLQTAKAKVEEIQKTVENLQQKSTVDVRQHPVAPRRRPAPAPVRAPAPAPAPVRAPAPAPGPVRAPAPVRVPSPTPAPPMTPAPPKKKGTRRGTSLRPLKTVSRGQTAEDKIEELQPLSKPAEGLTLCLMDLTSDNWEKKREALQNLRALAQHHQDTLMTKLHEVCLALIEEVNNLRSCVSCAAMDTLVYLYVYLQKDMDNQAERTGRVLLLKIAQANANVFIQQQANLALEAMVKNCSPGRVLTTLLNTGLNHLSAAVRASTAQQLRLLADTMGAAAVLSAGKTFSTRFVTAVCKTSLDAAAEVRPHGHAILHQLAIHPDFMEMWNHTISEKDRPTLARILRTAQRM
- the LOC104925986 gene encoding TOG array regulator of axonemal microtubules protein 2 isoform X2, which encodes MYSNNMHPLFRTSNNFDRGYDHHRRKPDVYTSQSRILDIQRAEREVLINRTAELCTAERRRTNAVIERLGLNIQQKPFYPPEAAVSPRGRPTSSRPHHVEPVRRHQRGLTRKEEEEMYMGRDCYSPSTSISLVDSHTPTELTSIRFIQTPSPTPPFTPSPPPLPPAAPLPRRRVSRLPVMLLDHNAGVKVLAGGHKLQTAKAKVEEIQKTVENLQQKSTVDVRQHPVAPRRRPAPAPVRAPAPAPAPVRAPAPAPAPVRAPAPAPGPVRAPAPVRVPSPTPAPPMTPAPPKKKGTRRGTSLRPLKTVSRGQTAEDKIEELQPLSKPAEGLTLCLMDLTSDNWEKKREALQNLRALAQHHQDTLMTKLHEVCLALIEEVNNLRSCVSCAAMDTLVYLYVYLQKDMDNQAERTGRVLLLKIAQANANVFIQQQANLALEAMVKNCSPGRVLTTLLNTGLNHLSAAVRASTAQQLRLLADTMGAAAVLSAGKTFSTRFVTAVCKTSLDAAAEVRPHGHAILHQLAIHPDFMEMWNHTISEKDRPTLARILRTAQRM